A window of Candidatus Xiphinematobacter sp. Idaho Grape contains these coding sequences:
- the kdsA gene encoding 3-deoxy-8-phosphooctulonate synthase: MNAPVISIGNRQLGGGRLLFILGPCVIESRPFLIQVAQRIREICDREGAPFIFKASYDKANRSSLQSFRGIGIEEGCKLLQEVGRDIGAPVTTDVHSPAEVETAAPYIDMLQIPAFLCRQTDLILAAASTGRVINVKKGQFLSPWEIRNIAEKLEKGGCKRYLFTERGTTFGYNNLVADMRSIFWIREMNYHVMFDATHAVQRPGGAGTSSSGDRHLVPVLARAAVAAGCDGVFLETHPNPERALSDGLSQLPLSGLASLLRTLQAIHLCNA, encoded by the coding sequence GTGAATGCGCCTGTCATTTCTATCGGTAATAGACAGCTGGGCGGCGGTAGACTTCTTTTTATACTTGGTCCATGTGTAATTGAATCACGCCCATTTCTCATCCAAGTAGCCCAAAGGATCCGTGAGATTTGTGACAGGGAAGGAGCCCCGTTTATTTTTAAGGCTTCTTACGACAAGGCAAATCGCTCTTCTCTCCAATCCTTTCGAGGCATTGGCATAGAAGAAGGTTGTAAGCTTCTCCAAGAGGTTGGACGAGACATTGGAGCACCTGTCACTACAGATGTCCACTCCCCAGCAGAGGTTGAAACTGCGGCTCCTTACATTGACATGCTTCAAATCCCTGCTTTTCTCTGTCGGCAGACAGATCTCATCCTTGCTGCTGCCTCTACTGGGCGTGTCATAAACGTTAAAAAAGGTCAGTTTCTTTCCCCTTGGGAAATTCGAAACATTGCTGAGAAATTGGAGAAAGGCGGCTGCAAAAGGTACCTCTTTACCGAAAGAGGAACTACTTTTGGTTACAACAACTTGGTTGCAGATATGCGTTCCATTTTTTGGATACGCGAAATGAACTACCATGTAATGTTTGACGCCACCCACGCAGTGCAGCGCCCAGGTGGTGCAGGAACAAGTAGCTCAGGAGATAGGCATCTAGTCCCCGTATTAGCTCGAGCAGCAGTAGCCGCTGGTTGTGACGGCGTTTTTCTGGAAACGCATCCTAATCCCGAACGCGCCCTCTCCGATGGTCTCAGCCAGTTACCCCTTTCGGGACTGGCTTCTCTCCTCCGAACTCTCCAGGCTATTCATTTATGTAATGCCTAG
- the murA gene encoding UDP-N-acetylglucosamine 1-carboxyvinyltransferase, producing the protein MDRIFIHGGRPLRGTVKIGGSKNSALPILAATLLTRGKCTISRVPDLSDIHYMLTILSTLGCEVERASGIVRVCAQKICTQALYDTVRKMRASICIIGPLLGREGEATVSLPGGCVIGDRPIDLHLRGFEKLGTAIRMQGGNIKALAPRLKGNTIFLRGKHGSTVLGTDNVMMAAALADGITVIEGAAEEPEVVDLASFLVKMGACIEGAGTSRIVIEGVKELYGAEHEIIPDRIEAGTFLVAAAICGEGVTVQHVAPQHLQSVTETLRKTGLRIEIGTNSITLHKRGKSQPLKVDAKPHPGFPTDMQAQMCALLSTTEGLSTVTDHIFPRRFMHLAELKRMGANIELEGATATIRGVPILGAAPVMASDLRASAALILAGLQAEGITEVHRVYHIDRGYERIDEKFNGLGAHIERVKTSSLR; encoded by the coding sequence ATGGACAGGATCTTTATCCATGGCGGTCGTCCTCTCCGAGGGACAGTAAAAATTGGAGGTTCTAAGAACTCAGCATTGCCTATCCTGGCAGCTACCTTGCTGACTCGGGGTAAGTGTACCATTAGTCGTGTGCCGGATTTAAGCGATATCCACTATATGCTTACCATTCTAAGTACACTGGGTTGTGAAGTAGAAAGAGCCAGCGGAATTGTTCGGGTTTGCGCTCAAAAAATATGCACTCAGGCACTCTATGATACTGTTCGAAAAATGAGAGCCTCTATTTGCATCATAGGGCCCCTGTTAGGGCGGGAGGGCGAAGCCACGGTTTCATTACCAGGAGGATGTGTAATCGGGGACCGCCCCATTGACCTTCATCTGAGGGGATTTGAAAAACTGGGTACAGCTATCCGAATGCAAGGAGGCAACATAAAAGCCCTAGCTCCTCGACTTAAGGGCAACACCATTTTTTTGCGCGGTAAGCACGGATCCACAGTTCTAGGTACAGACAATGTTATGATGGCAGCTGCGTTAGCTGACGGTATTACAGTAATCGAGGGCGCTGCTGAAGAGCCAGAGGTTGTTGATCTAGCAAGTTTTCTTGTAAAAATGGGTGCCTGTATTGAAGGTGCTGGAACTTCTCGCATTGTGATTGAAGGTGTCAAAGAGCTATATGGGGCAGAACATGAAATTATTCCCGATCGGATTGAAGCTGGAACTTTTCTTGTAGCTGCCGCCATTTGTGGAGAAGGGGTCACAGTTCAGCATGTTGCTCCTCAACACTTGCAAAGTGTCACTGAAACACTAAGAAAGACTGGGCTACGGATAGAAATAGGTACAAACTCCATCACCCTTCATAAGAGGGGGAAAAGCCAACCCCTTAAGGTTGATGCCAAGCCACATCCTGGATTTCCCACGGACATGCAGGCTCAGATGTGCGCCCTTCTAAGTACCACTGAGGGCCTAAGTACTGTAACGGATCATATTTTTCCACGGCGCTTCATGCATCTTGCAGAATTAAAACGCATGGGAGCTAACATAGAACTAGAAGGAGCTACTGCTACTATACGGGGTGTACCTATTCTAGGAGCAGCTCCAGTTATGGCCAGTGACCTGCGGGCTTCTGCTGCTCTTATCCTGGCAGGACTTCAAGCAGAAGGGATTACCGAAGTTCACCGGGTCTATCACATTGACCGTGGCTATGAAAGGATTGACGAGAAGTTCAATGGCCTAGGAGCCCACATCGAGCGAGTGAAAACTTCATCCCTCCGCTAG